A window of Mangifera indica cultivar Alphonso chromosome 13, CATAS_Mindica_2.1, whole genome shotgun sequence contains these coding sequences:
- the LOC123194217 gene encoding glutamate receptor 2.2-like has translation MVESGWVLSTSLTSLLTVQSLQPTVSDVAELIKRGENVGNQQGSFVVGILKQLGFKDKNLLVYDSVEECDALFQNGTANVGIAAAFDEVPYIKVFLGKYCSKYSMVDPTFRTAGFGFAFPLGSPLVPEISRAILNVTKGAKVNEIEDAWFKKNSSRTPAALFLRVLALTVSGGCFSLPASLQA, from the exons ATGGT CGAGTCGGGATGGGTCCTGTCAACTAGCTTGACATCACTCCTCACAGTGCAAAGTCTCCAGCCAACTGTTAGCGATGTAGCGGAGTTGATAAAGAGAGGGGAAAACGTTGGGAACCAACAGGGCTCTTTCGTTGTTGGAATCTTGAAACAATTAGGTTTCAAGGACAAAAATCTACTGGTTTATGATTCTGTAGAAGAATGTGACGCCCTTTTTCAAAATGGAACAGCAAATGTCGGCATAGCTGCTGCTTTTGATGAAGTCCCATACATTAAAGTGTTTCTGGGAAAATATTGCTCCAAATACTCCATGGTTGACCCAACATTTAGAACTGCTGGTTTTGGCTTT GCCTTCCCGCTTGGTTCACCTCTAGTCCCTGAAATTTCCAGGGCGATCTTGAATGTGACCAAGGGAGCAAAAGTGAACGAGATTGAAGATGCATGGTTCAAGAAGAACAGCAGCCGGACCCCAGCAGCTTTGTTTCTTCGCGTCTTGGCCTTGACAGTTTCTGGGGGCTGTTTCTCATTGCCGGCATCGCTTCAAGCTTGA